TTCGCCATCGCGATTAAACGCCATACTGCGCCCATCAAAAATCAGATCGTCATTTGCGCCGACTTGATTGGCATAGAGCAAGGGCAAGTTATGCACGATCGCACTATGGCTGAGCATGGCTTCACGTAATTTCTGCTTACCGACCGCATAGGGAGAAGCGGATAAATTAACCAGCAAATCTACTTCTTTTTGCGCTAGTTCTGCAACGGGATCATCCGCATAGTTCCGTTTTCCCCAAAACTTTTCATCATTCCAAATATCCTCGCAAATGGTCACGCCCACTCGCAATGAAGCTTGGTCTGACAGCTTTAATGTAAAAACTTGACTCCCCTCACCCACCTCAAAATAACGATCTTCATCAAATACGTCATAGGTCGGCAACAATCGCTTATGGAAAATTTGCTGCACTTTGCCATCTTGTAACAAAGCGGCACTATTAAACAGAGGCTTGCCCCCCATCTGACTTGCCTGCGGATTTATGGAAACTGTCCCCACTAGTACTGCCACATTATGGGGAAGTTTCTGGGCTAAATCGGCGATCGCTAAGTCCATATCGCGCACAAACTGACGACTCATCAATAAATCGCGAGGCGGATAGCCACAGACTGAAAGTTCAGGTGTCAGGACTAACTGCACACCTTGCGCCGCTAATTTTTGGACAGCAGACAACAGGCGATCGCAGTTACCTACCAAATCACCAATGATCGGATTAAGCTGTGCGATCCCAAACTTTAAGGTCATATCGGTATATCTCGTTGGAAAGTAGCTTTTGGCTGTTAGCGATTAGCTTTTAGCTTTTGGATTGCTATATCTTAAAAAAGGTATTGTGAGATGCTTGTCTTGCAATATCCTCACAATACCTTTTTACCTTTTTAGTCATTCATAGCAACAGCTACTCTCCATAGCCAAAAGCTAACAGCTAACAGCTAATCGCTAACAGCTAAATTAACGCAAGAAACAAGCATGGAGCCACATGACTAACAAAATAATTGCCATTTGGATTGGACTAGGGAAAAATCCATCGCTTACCAAACGGGACAATACCAAAACTTGGTTAGTCAAAGCCGCAAGCACTACCCCCACAGTGATCCCCGACAAGGAAATCAACAGAGCGCGTCCAAAACGATTTTCTTTGCGGGTGAGTAAATAGACACTAACAATCAAGCCAAATGATAGCCAAGTGGTGGTGGCGGTTGGTACAAAAAAGCTGATTGCCCCAAGTCCAGTAAAAATCCCCAGAGAAATATAAATGTCTTTTTGACTAGGACTGTCTAGTAATCTTGATAACCAAGAGGGAGCGCGACGTTGGGGATTATTTTGTAAAGCCGCAGGAATCGCTGTCGATAGGCGTTCAGGATAGCGAATCCGATCAGGAACAGCTATCTTGCCTTCTTTACGGGCGCGTAAACGATCCATAAGGATGGCATCGTAGGCAACCTCGATCACTTCTTGTTGAGACTCATCCCCCTCATATTCGCGCAATAGGCGATCACGTGCATCACGCACTTCTTCAAAGGAGGCTTCGTCATGGACTCCTAGTTTTTCGTAGGGAGTTGGTTCGCTCATTTTTCCAACTGTAATTTCTAACTTTAAGTGTTTGTAGAATTCACTATGGAATTCACGCAAAAGACAGCCTAGCAACTAATCAGAAAATAGTATGCAGCCTATATCTAACCATAGTATAACGCTTGATTTAAAATCCTTATGTGAATTTTTAGATATATAGCGATCGCTAGTCTAATGATGCAAATTTCCCCTCTTCGGCGAGAAATTTGTCCTATCTGCTTGAAAATCGCTAACTAGCAATCGCTATATTTCTATAAAAGGCATGTTCAAAATCTGTAGTTACTACACTTCGCGCAGTAACTATAGTAGAAATAGAGATCGCTATATTTCTATAAAAGTTATGCCCCAATCATGTATCTACTGCGCTTCGCGCAGTAGATACATAAACTAGCGATCGCTATATTTTTGTAAAAGCCATGCTCCAACTTCAGATTGAGATTTTTCGCGGCTGAGTCTTAGGGCAAATTCGAGATCAGCGATCGCTAAACCACCTAACAACTTCGACTCTGTAATCTGACGACTGCCTCCATCGATCATTTCAAAGGCAATGATTTTTACTTCTTGGACATCAACAACCCAATATTCACTAGCCCCCAATTGCTCATAAAGTAATCGTTTCTTGCCTAAGTCGTCGCCTAGTGTAGAACTAGATATTTCAATCACCAAATTAGGAACGGCAAATTCATCAAGATTTACTACAGAGTTGCTGCGTGGAGCTAAACTTGCAGATTCACCGATGTAGTAAGAGATATCGGGCTGACACCCTTGAACTCCTGTTTTTGTATAGCTGCAATTGATCAAACCTCTTGCAGGAATAGCTGCCAATGTGCAGTACAAGCTAATTGCAAAAAGAGTCATGCCATGATCGAGTGCGTGTGCAGAGTTAACTAACTCTGTTTCAATCCTCATTTGCCTAAATTGATTTTTGTCGTAATAACATCGCGAGTCTGCATATAGAGGATTTTCGAGAATCTGCACAAACTCTTCCCATGTTGCGCTAATCCATTGATCGGTAATGAGTGGCTGGGATATTGGCTCTTGATTTTTGAGACGAGGAGTAGCGATCGCTGTCATCTTGATAATCTCCCAAAGACAAAACTTTGATAAAACCCAAAAAGCTGTGGCGCACGCTGCGCGTGCGCCACAGCTTTTTGGGTTTTATATTTGCGCCTAGCTAGTCATATGCTATCAAACCAAAGCAGTGAAAAGAGCCACCTTGCAAGAGTTTTCATTTCTTTGAGTTGATGAAATCTGTAAGCATGTGACCCTAATAACGCATTTGCGATTGAGATCGCCATACAATTCTGTAGACTGACATCAGGTATTAATTATTTAAAAAATTACTTCTGCACAATTTGTTTCTAAAAAAATCTTTTATTTTTATATGGATCTGTCCACATGGATTTAGACCTAATTGTTTCTAATGTTCTCAATCCGCCGATCTTGTTCTTTTTCTTAGGCATGATGGCAGTATTGATTAAGTCGGATTTAGAAATTCCGCCGCCAATTCCGAAATTATTCTCACTATATTTACTTCTAGCGATCGGCTTTAAGGGTGGTGTCGAGCTTGTCAAAAGTGGGATTAGCCAAGAAGTAGTACTGACAATGGTTGCAGCAATCCTCATGGCTTGCCTTGTCCCCGTCTATTCATTTTTCATTCTCAGGATCAAGCTTGATGCATATAACGCTGCCGCGATCGCCGCAACCTATGGCTCGATTAGTGCTGTTACCTTCATCACCGCTAGCTCATTTTTGGGACAGTTAAATATTCCCTTTGATGGCTATATGGTCGCCGCTTTGGCACTGATGGAGTCCCCCGCAATTATTGTCGGATTGATCCTCGTCAGTCTATTCACCGCCGCAGAGAAAGCCGAAAAAGGGGAAGAACGAGAATTTGCATGGGGGGAAGTCCTCCGTGAAGCTTTTCTGAATAGCTCCGTATTTTTGCTAGTTGGTAGTTTAATTATTGGCTGCCTCACGGGGGAGAGAGGTTGGCATGTCCTGTCACCCTTTACCCAAGATATGTTTTATGGCGTGTTGACTTTCTTCTTGATGGATATGGGATTAGTCGCCGCAAAACGTATTAAAGATTTACAAAAAACAGGCGTATTTTTAATTGCCTTTGCGATTTTGATGCCAATCTTAAATTCGGGTGTGGGGATTGCGATCGCTAGATTAATTTCGATGTCGCAGGGAGATGCCCTTCTATTTGCAGTGCTATGTGCTAGTGCATCTTATATCGCTGTACCTGCTGCGATGCGTCTGACCGTGCCAGAAGCAAATCCTAGCCTCTATGTCTCGACTGCCCTAGCCGTCACATTCCCCTTCAACATTATTGTCGGAATTCCTTTATATTTATATGTAATCAATTTATTTTGGGTCTAGACTCAAAATAATCTTCTAAATACCTATTGATATAGCGTTTTTCAAGCAAGCGAGGTACAGAGAGTTGTGTCCTCTCTAAAGGCGAGGACACAAACCCTTACTTCCCTAAAACTAGGAAACGCTATATTTGCCAGTAAGGTGATTTTTTGAAAAGCTTGTAAAGCAAGTCTTTGAAGAAATCACTAGGGTTTCTATTAGTACAAAGCAATGTAAACAGTCTTGCCATGCAAGGCTGTTTTTTTAACCAAATGTTAACTAGTCCGAACTTACGTTAAATAAAATGCAAAATTATCCACCTTACGAATAAAAGCACCCATAATTTAGGTGGATCTCCATATTTAGAATCGATAGCGCCAAGCGTTAGCCATTCTAGAATTTATTATTTTTAGTCGAGATAAAACTATGCACGCGGTGAAACGGATCGAAATTGTATCTGATTCTGTCGAATCCCATAAAATTATCAAGGTTTTAGAAACCGTTGGGGTTTTGAACTATACAGTTATCCGCAATGTGATCGGTAAAGGGGTCAGTGGCACTAATTCGGGCGATTTAGATATGAGCATGTTGGAAAACGACTATGTGATTGCCTTCTTTTTGGCTGATAAGACTAAGCCTCTGGTCGAACAACTAAGACCAATCATCAATAAATTTGGTGGTGCTTGTTATATTTCCGATGCTATGGAAATTAAATCGATTCAATGTGTTGCCTCCCTTTAAAAACAAAAGGCTTCACTAAGCGAAGCCTTTTGTTTAAAGAGTTGAAGGCGCTATAGTAAGAAGCAAATGTAATTTGAGTAGCTATGACTCCATTACCGAAATATCGACCGAAACAGTTATCGCTTGGTCCCTTAGAGTCGGAACTCCTCAATATTATTTGGGATAGCACAAGGATTAGTGCGACGGATATCCACGATCGCATTCTTGCCGATCCCGATCGCGAGTTAGCCTATGGCTCAGTGATGACCGTATTGCGCCGCCTCGAGCAAAAGGGTTGGATCGCTTGTGACAAAGAGGGACGCACTTTCTATTGGCAGACCCTAATTTCTCGCGAGGAGGCACAAGCCTTAACTGCTTATCACCAACTCAATCGTTTCTTAGAAGTGGGTGATGCGGACATTGTGGCAGCCTTTGCTAATGATCTTGATCGCGCCAGTATGGACAAGCTCGAAGAGATCGCGACACGCCTCAAAACTATTCGCCAATCTAGAGAACAGTCACAGGAAGGTTAGCCATGCTATTTTTCTCGATGCATTCTGTGATGCTTTTAGGTTCTCTCGGCTTAGCGTGGGGTTTGCGTTACGGTTGGCAGAGTAGCCATAATTCATCATTAACTTGGCAAATGCGTTGGCATAGAGCCTTATTTTGCTTTGTACTGCCACCGATGCTAGTCGTCACGACTGCGATCGCCGTGCTATGTATGGGAGCCGAAGGTCAAATGGTCGGTTTGCAAGCTGGCTATGTCAGCTATGCGATCGCCCTAATATTTTTGATTTATAGCATTTTCCGCAGTGGACAACTTGCCTTGATTGGCTGGCAATCTTTACAAAAATTGCAAAAGTTAGTTATCAATAGCGAAGCAGCAAATAGCTCAGATTCCATGCAGTTACTGAATATCCAAATGTTGTTTGCCGCGCAAATTGGTTTCTGGCGATCAAAGCTTTTTGTGAGCCAAGGTTTGCTCGATACCCTTGATGCCGAACATCTCGAAGCAGTTTTACTTCATGAACGCGCCCATGCCCATTACCACGATACATTCTGGTTCTTCTGGCTAGGCTGTCTCCGTCAAATCATGCCTTGGTTGCCCAATACCCAAGAGCTTTGGGAAGAGTTGCTACTATTACGTGAACTACGTGCCGATCGCTGGGCAGCTCAATATTTAGATGGGTTATTACTTGCCGAATCACTATTAGAAATGGTCAGCCATAATATGCTGCCATCAGAAACCTTTGCCGCCGCTTTTGGTTCAACAAATACAAGCGATCGCCTAGAAGAACGGATTAACTTTTTATTAGCTGAGCCTGAGCCGCTGACTAAATTTTCTTGGCGATCGCTCTTTTGGCTAGGATTTTCGCTCTTACCGCTTGCAGTACTCCCGTTACATTCTTAAACATAAAAAAATAGAGGCGGTGCGATGCACTGTCTTTATTTTTTGGGTTTAGAGTTAAAGTATGTAATAGATTATCCGAGCAAAATGACAATTTAGCTATGCTCAAGGCTATTACAGCGCGTTGCGCTGAATTAAACACCAGAGAAATTTTTGAAAGAGTTGCTTCACCACTCTCTCAAAAATTTCTCTGTACTACTTCAAGCTTCAATAGGCTGTAACTATGAATCAACTGCCAAAGGAGCAAAAACTCCAGTTTATCCGCATTGATCGAGGCATTAGTCAGTTTAACCATGACTATTACGCGGCTTTGGGCTTACCGATTATCACTAGTCCCATTTATATTCGTCATGTTTATCTGAGTATTGTCCGCATATTGCATCCTGATGTTTACGGCTTTTCGCCAGAAGAAAAGGCAGTCGCTACTCAGTATCTTGCAAAATTGGTCAATCCTGCCTATGACACCTTAATGCAAGAGCAAGAACGCCAAGCCTATCAAGGGATCTTTAAATTATTGGCGAAGCGACTCATGCAAAAATCGCGCAATGTTCCAATTTATTCGGCAATTGCCTGTGAATTACTCTTCGCTCCCAATGATGGTCTATACGAGCGTTCTGTTTCTGCGATCGCCAAAAAGCAATATGAGTCCCTCAGTACGATCCTCAAATATACAGCGCAAATCAGTGAACTCAATCTGGTTTATATTCTCTACAAAGAGGGATACATATACGGCGCACCGAACATGCCACCTGTCCTAGCGCCCATGGTGCAGCCTAAAAATGCATATTTTCCTCCAGCCTATCCCAGTCCTGAAACCTACCCAACTCCAACAGCTAAGCCGACTTACGGAAATTCCAACTATGCAAATCCTAACTATGCAAACATAAGAGCTACATATTCAACCTATCAACCAAGTAGCCAAAATGACGATGATGCAACTGTAATTCAGAGCAGAAGTGATGTACGTGATAATGGTGCGATCGCTGCTCGATTGAAAGCATGTGAA
The sequence above is drawn from the Pseudanabaena yagii GIHE-NHR1 genome and encodes:
- a CDS encoding sodium-dependent bicarbonate transport family permease, coding for MDLDLIVSNVLNPPILFFFLGMMAVLIKSDLEIPPPIPKLFSLYLLLAIGFKGGVELVKSGISQEVVLTMVAAILMACLVPVYSFFILRIKLDAYNAAAIAATYGSISAVTFITASSFLGQLNIPFDGYMVAALALMESPAIIVGLILVSLFTAAEKAEKGEEREFAWGEVLREAFLNSSVFLLVGSLIIGCLTGERGWHVLSPFTQDMFYGVLTFFLMDMGLVAAKRIKDLQKTGVFLIAFAILMPILNSGVGIAIARLISMSQGDALLFAVLCASASYIAVPAAMRLTVPEANPSLYVSTALAVTFPFNIIVGIPLYLYVINLFWV
- a CDS encoding Uma2 family endonuclease: MTAIATPRLKNQEPISQPLITDQWISATWEEFVQILENPLYADSRCYYDKNQFRQMRIETELVNSAHALDHGMTLFAISLYCTLAAIPARGLINCSYTKTGVQGCQPDISYYIGESASLAPRSNSVVNLDEFAVPNLVIEISSSTLGDDLGKKRLLYEQLGASEYWVVDVQEVKIIAFEMIDGGSRQITESKLLGGLAIADLEFALRLSREKSQSEVGAWLLQKYSDR
- a CDS encoding M56 family metallopeptidase; this encodes MLFFSMHSVMLLGSLGLAWGLRYGWQSSHNSSLTWQMRWHRALFCFVLPPMLVVTTAIAVLCMGAEGQMVGLQAGYVSYAIALIFLIYSIFRSGQLALIGWQSLQKLQKLVINSEAANSSDSMQLLNIQMLFAAQIGFWRSKLFVSQGLLDTLDAEHLEAVLLHERAHAHYHDTFWFFWLGCLRQIMPWLPNTQELWEELLLLRELRADRWAAQYLDGLLLAESLLEMVSHNMLPSETFAAAFGSTNTSDRLEERINFLLAEPEPLTKFSWRSLFWLGFSLLPLAVLPLHS
- a CDS encoding CPP1-like family protein encodes the protein MSEPTPYEKLGVHDEASFEEVRDARDRLLREYEGDESQQEVIEVAYDAILMDRLRARKEGKIAVPDRIRYPERLSTAIPAALQNNPQRRAPSWLSRLLDSPSQKDIYISLGIFTGLGAISFFVPTATTTWLSFGLIVSVYLLTRKENRFGRALLISLSGITVGVVLAALTNQVLVLSRLVSDGFFPSPIQMAIILLVMWLHACFLR
- a CDS encoding P-II family nitrogen regulator → MHAVKRIEIVSDSVESHKIIKVLETVGVLNYTVIRNVIGKGVSGTNSGDLDMSMLENDYVIAFFLADKTKPLVEQLRPIINKFGGACYISDAMEIKSIQCVASL
- a CDS encoding molecular chaperone DnaJ, coding for MNQLPKEQKLQFIRIDRGISQFNHDYYAALGLPIITSPIYIRHVYLSIVRILHPDVYGFSPEEKAVATQYLAKLVNPAYDTLMQEQERQAYQGIFKLLAKRLMQKSRNVPIYSAIACELLFAPNDGLYERSVSAIAKKQYESLSTILKYTAQISELNLVYILYKEGYIYGAPNMPPVLAPMVQPKNAYFPPAYPSPETYPTPTAKPTYGNSNYANPNYANIRATYSTYQPSSQNDDDATVIQSRSDVRDNGAIAARLKACEAYISQNDWQTALKELRDISQIDKDNSKCLAMLGVVYKNINQPQMAKISLQRSLQINPQEPLALKHIKDLINPNPDQKSDPKPKPSTTQKKALPPPQQRGWLSNLLGWASPNDPK
- a CDS encoding BlaI/MecI/CopY family transcriptional regulator; amino-acid sequence: MTPLPKYRPKQLSLGPLESELLNIIWDSTRISATDIHDRILADPDRELAYGSVMTVLRRLEQKGWIACDKEGRTFYWQTLISREEAQALTAYHQLNRFLEVGDADIVAAFANDLDRASMDKLEEIATRLKTIRQSREQSQEG